tatgctaatttattgagacaggttttttgggttatcaggagttgtatgccaaaatcatcagtattaaaacaataaaagacctgacaaatttcagttggtggataatgaatctataatatatgaaagtttaattgtaatcattacattatggtaaataatgaaatttaacactatatgctaattttttgagaaggacctgtatatatatatatatatatatatatatatatatatatatattttaataacctTAAGTGATAGTTGTTGGATGAGTCTATGTTATACTCTTGGCGTGCAGCGGTACCGCGCTCTTTTCACTTACTTACCTCTTACTCCTAAGCACAGAAATGTATTAATATTAATGGAAATGATCCTTGTATACGGATCTTAGTTGCTTAAATGTATAAGTGACAAGGCAGGAAGTTTCACAATTCCAGAATCCCCTAAAATGCTGTTAGTACTTAATCAGGTATTGAATCAAATCGCACTGCACGTTTATGACCAATAATTTTCTAAGTGAAATATTCTTACAGCACCCTACATGGTTAGCTGGCTGTGAGAATACTGACGTTGATGTTTTCTTTAACGAGTGACATGTACGTTGAGGATATATGACTCAACATCATCTTTTCATCCAATTATAAAGTTTAAATTGACGTTCTGATGAATGGTAAATCACTTTGTGAACCTTTGCAATTTTACAGATGCCCTGCATGATGAGTGCCATTGAGAAACATCAGTCTCTAATTTAGCCGTAAGTTTTCTTCTAGCCACATTAGGCCTAACTGACTTAACCAGAATGTTTAGTCTCTTGTACCAGTGCTTGTTTTGGTGCCCTTAGCTTGAAAGCACACAGTAATTAGATTTTGAATGCAATTAGGGAATGTTTACTTTTATCTACTATTGGATTATTCGGGAATCATTAGAAATGGCATCAGAGGACAGGTCAGGGTGTAACCTGAAAAGCTCATTGACAGAATGAAAAGAGCTTCTTCACATTACAAAAAGCATCTGTGTTCAGCACCCTGTGGTGCAAGTTAGCAATGCAAACAGTGAGTCTGTAGAGAAGAATGCAGGTGAACATCTATAAGGTGCATACACCCTACATGTTATTTGAGCTAATGGAGTACAGACCAGCAAACAACTTAAGTATTCAACACTCTGACCAGTAAAATTCCCCCCCAAGCAGAAGAGATAGGCTTTCTCAAATGTAGATTCTTATCTATATATTTACAATAATATACACAGAGAAACCTGTTTTTGGATTCTTATAAGACATGTTGTGAGTCTCCTCATCTAAAATAGTCTTGGCTAAAGTGAACATGGGTGGAGTGGTCACTCATCATGTTTGAGCAGAAGTCTCTCGGTCATGGCACACATAGGACCTAAAACGAGTACTTTATATTGGTCAGATATCATTAACCAGAATTGCTAAGATGTGGTCATTCACATGCATCCACACACAGCTCATATTGGGTTACATTTCTCTTATCTAGTTACCTTATCAGTCTGTAAGCTCACAGCGGCACCGTATCTGCAGAAAGTCACAAAATGCTCACAGTTGTCCCACAGCAAACTATAAGATGTGGCTCCCACAAGTTTCTCAGCCCTCTGAGCCACTTCTTCGTTAGATAGAGGATCGTTTTTAAAATGTCGGTCCATGTCGTTAACTAATATAATTGAACCGTAAGCAAAATCGGTCACGTTGTCCACTCTCACACTAGCCATTTTAGCGAGCACTCCAGCTATCAATCTCTTGTTAGTCACAACCTTCTCAACGTGAGCCTTTTCACAAGTCAAAGCTGGAAGAATATCTGGAATTAAATGTGCAACTCGATTGTTTCCAAGGTAGATGCCGAAATGGACGAAGAGAGTGCGTGGAACTTCTAGAAGATCACCTCTTCTATAGAGCGATGTTTCATACACTTTACCATTTTTATCAGTTAGAGGAACGCACTTTGGATTTGCTCTCACAAAGAAGAATATCTTGTCCAAAAGAAATGACAGTACATCCAACAGTGGATTTTTCATCTTCAGAAGTTGCTTGCTGATTTATCAGTGGCTTTAATGAGCTCACATTCTTAGCAAGTCCAATACTTTCTCATGGCTTGTGGGTTGGGACCTGTGCTTTATACAGCTTAGTAGGATTGGTTGAAATGTAGGCAGCTCTTTCAAGACTGACACTTCATTTTTAATTAAGGAATAAATATATGCCTATGACTCGTGTACAATTAACACTTGAAAAGCTATGGAAGTCAAACAGTAGATGCCACATGTTACAGTCTGTTTCTGTCCACCATCTTTACAGTAAATATGAAGACAAACAGAAATCTTCATCCCTAATAAATAAAACCATACTAGACGTAAATGCTATCAATTCCTGGTTAAATACCAGCTATTGTACATGATAACACATACTACAAGCGAATAACGTGCCTTCATATAACTGCTCTTAAAGGAATCCTGTCAACCCTGAAAACACTATTtaactgcagatatggggttaatttgcacaTAAATAGAATTACAATGCTGCCGGGCCGCCTTACTAGAAGTAAGGCTACcggtaaaaaaataatttatttcctCATGGAGGCTGCCGGCTGTACAGTGCATCTGTCCACAGTGACATGTCAATCAAAATGTCAGGACGTAGCCAATCTGTGCAGCCAGCGGCAACTAGAAGgaaatcatttttttcttttctgcacaTTCAGTGTGGCAGCAAGGTAGCATTGTGACGCTCTtcatctgcagattaaccccatatctgcagctaAATAGCATTTTCagaggtgagaggttccctttaaatcgcTTGTCATCATGTAAAGTCATTATTTGGCAATTGTTCACCTATAGCCAAGATGCATTGACCAAGAAGAATTACACACCATGAACTCTCTTATGTTCTACATAGATACACAGAATATGCACAAAGTATAAAAAGTTGCATTGAACAGTAGCTAATAAAAATACAAGTGTGTTTCAATAAAGCTATAATGTATTAATGCTTAATTGCATTATTCCTATGTAGTGTTGGAATAGATTCTTATTTCAATAGAAGTGTTTAACAGAGAAGCACCACTCATAGACCAAAAAATCCAGATTCTCCTAAAGGAACCTGTGGGTGTAATGGTAGAAATTTATCacaataaggccatgtgcacaccttcagtatttgctcagtattttacctcaggatttgtaagccaaaatcaggagtgcaatagaaacacgtcaccaattctgcatttatcaccc
This region of Ranitomeya imitator isolate aRanImi1 chromosome 1, aRanImi1.pri, whole genome shotgun sequence genomic DNA includes:
- the LOC138656831 gene encoding lecithin retinol acyltransferase-like isoform X2; this translates as MKNPLLDVLSFLLDKIFFFVRANPKCVPLTDKNGKVYETSLYRRGDLLEVPRTLFVHFGIYLGNNRVAHLIPDILPALTCEKAHVEKVVTNKRLIAGVLAKMASVRVDNVTDFAYGSIILVNDMDRHFKNDPLSNEEVAQRAEKLVGATSYSLLWDNCEHFVTFCRYGAAVSLQTDKGNKKAEYLKQAILLHTDLSFCENSV
- the LOC138656831 gene encoding lecithin retinol acyltransferase-like isoform X1; its protein translation is MKNPLLDVLSFLLDKIFFFVRANPKCVPLTDKNGKVYETSLYRRGDLLEVPRTLFVHFGIYLGNNRVAHLIPDILPALTCEKAHVEKVVTNKRLIAGVLAKMASVRVDNVTDFAYGSIILVNDMDRHFKNDPLSNEEVAQRAEKLVGATSYSLLWDNCEHFVTFCRYGAAVSLQTDKNATKGDSQITFDQCFQTFLSDVKRFSPMCLTKKHRLA